Within Micavibrio sp. TMED2, the genomic segment TTTCTGCCGGGTTGTAGCGCAGTCCGGTAACAGCGCCCCTTGCCGATAGCCGGACGAACGATAGGTCATTGACTTCAAGACCCGTGCGATCAGGCTGGTCTGTAATGCCAATTTTATGGACGCCTGCAGGCGAGCGATGATGTTGACCAAATACACCCATTCGGGCACGGCTGCCCTGTTGAAATCCGGTACGGCAATTGTTGTGGTGGCGATGCTGCTGTCATCCCTGCCAGCTGTCGGCCACGCGCAGTCGAGCGACACGCCGCTGGTATCCGGTGCGCAGGCTGCATCCATCACCGGTATTACCGAGGCGGATGTCCAGCAGCTCGGTCGTGACCTTGATGCGACGCCGGACCTTGTCGAGGGGGCCAGACAGGCCGAACAGGCTGATCGCGAAGCCGCCGCCGAGGAACGCCAGCGTGCCCGCGATACGCTCGATACCTTTGGCAGCAATGACCAGACGGATCGCGGTGATGGCGAGGTTGCCCGTGGTGGCAGCGGTTCCGGCTCTGGTGCCGGAGATAGCAATGGCGGTCTTGACGGTGCGATACTGCGTCCCGTTGATGGCAATGCCGGTGCCGGTATGCCAGCCATGGCACAGGCTGGGCTGACCTCATTCTCGACCAATATTCCCGAGCCACCGCCATCGCCATTCGACAATCCCGGCCCGGCAGTCGGCTCTGGAAACGTGTTCCTCGAACCGGACCCGCTAACCAACCGCCGTCTGTCGCCCCCGGTTTTTGAAGACCCGACCCTGATTGAGAAGGCACCACGCCCGACCGAGATTACCCGCACCGTTCATGGGCGCCGGGGTAGCCTTAGCGGCGTCGATGCCAAGGATTTGCGCCTGCGCACCCGGCCATATGCGGCCTCGGCACGCGGGTTGAATTGTTCCCCACCCGATTTGCGGCTTGAGGAACTGGACTTCTCCGATCGGCCCAATACCTATCGTCTGACCGGCATGCTCGAGACGCCAACCGATGGCTATACCTATGAGGTACAGCCGACCGATCAGCGCAACAGCTTCATTCAGGTATCAGGCGGCCCGTCACTCATGGGCATGACCCTGTCGATGAAAGAGCCGGAGATGGGCTATCACACGCCCGACGGGCAGGTGAAAATCAACGAACTGGTCACGGTCGCGCCCAATACCCTGCGGCTTGATGTGCTGGTCAATAACGTGATCTTCCGGCGGGCCAAGATGTATTACTGCCGGATTCCCGGAACACTTGATTAAGCCCGTCGCCGGTTGCTTAAATCAGTGATTGCCGCTGGCGAGTTGTTCGAGCTGTGCCTTGTCCACCAGCCGAACCAGTGAAGCGCCATCCAGCTTGATGATGTTGTCGTTTTTCATGCTGGTGAAGCAGCGGCTGACGGTTTCGGTGGTCAGGCCGAGAAAGTCACCAATGTCATGGCGACTCATGGGCAGATCGACGCTGTTGCCGCCGCCACCGAGCCGCTGGGCGCGGCGCACACGGCCGAGCAGGAAGGAAGCGATCTTCTCCTTCGCGGTCTTGCGACCGAGCAGCAGCATCTGTTCCTGCGCTTCCGCCAGCTCATTCGAGGCAATTTCCAAAATTTTCCGGCGCATGGCCGGGTATTCGGTAAACACCTGCTCCATCCGGGTACGCTTGAACTGGCAATAACGGACCGGTGTGATCGCCTCGGCGGTGAAGGGATACCGGCTGCCGGGGGCAAGACCGAGGAAGTCGCCGACGCTCAGGAAGCCGATGATCTGACGCCGGCCATCGCCGAGCAGCTTGTAAATCTTGGCCGTGCCAGCGGTGATATTGAACAGGGAGACAGCATCGTCGCCCTCGGAAATAAAGGTCTGACCCTTGGCTGCCGTATGCTTGGCCGCCAGCTCGTCGAGCAGGGCTATGTCCTCACTCGGCATGGCCTGACAGAGGCTGACCTGTCGGGCGGCACAGGCCGCGCACTGGCTCGGTTCTGTATGTGTGGCAACAGTCGAGGGCTGGCGCTTGTTGCCAGTATCCGACATGTCCGTTCGGGCAGCACATTTATTCACGAAAAAGTCGTTCCAGTTGGTTCGGATGGGTACCCAGTTTACGCGCACTCTATATACTGAAAAGCGCATTCGACAGCACCGGTAAACGCTTAAGTATATATAGCGACTAAATGCGCCATCAGCACAGCAAATATTACCGTGTAATAACCGTGGCTTAATCGCTGTGCGCAATGATGTCTGGAAAAGAGAACAAAATTGATATGGGTCAAAGCCCATTGCCTTGGAAACGCGCATAAAGGCGGCAATGGCAAAGTATCCCGAGGGCTGTGCTGCAGTTCCAGAGTGCTTTGCCGGTTGGTTCAACTCTCTTCGTACCCGGGCACGTAAAGGACATGTCCCATGATTGACCCGCTTGTCATAGAACTATCACGGCTGCAGTTCGCGCTGACGGCCATGTATCACTTCCTGTTTGTGCCGATTACCCTCGGCCTGTCGATCATCATCGCCATGATGGAGACGGTCTATGTGATGACCGATCGTCCGATCTGGCGCGACATGACCAAATTCTGGGGTCTGCTGTTCGGCATCAACTTCGCGATCGGTGTCGCGACCGGGATTACCATGGAATTCCAGTTCGGAATGAACTGGTCCTATTACTCCCATTATGTCGGCGATATTTTCGGTGCGCCGCTGGCTATTGAGGGCTTGATGGCCTTCTTCCTCGAGGCAACGCTGGTCGGCATGATGTTCTTCGGCTGGGAGCGGTTGAGCAAGGTACAGCACTGTGTTGTCACCTGGCTGACCGCGATCGGTACGAACCTGTCCGCGCTCTGGATTCTGATTGCCAATGGCTGGATGCAGAACCCTGTCGGATCAAGCTTCAATCCCGAGACCATGCGGATGGAGGTCACAGACTTTGCTGCTGTTCTGCTCAATCCGGTTGCGCAGGCGAAATTCGTCCATACGGTCAGTGCAGGTTATGTGATGGGCGCGATCTTTGTCATGTCCATTTCCGCCTTCTACGTGCTGCGGGGACGCAATCTTGCATTTGCCAAACGGTCCATGGCAATGGCGGCGGCATTTGGTCTTGCCGCATCCCTGTCTGTCGTCGTGCTGGGTGACGAGAGCGGTTACACAACATCTCACAACCAGCAGATGAAAATGGCGGCCATGGAAGCCATGTGGGAAACCGAAGATGCACCTGCCGGTCTGACCATTTTCGGCATTCCGGATCAGGAAGCGCAGGAGACCCATTTCGAAGTCAAAATGCCGTATGTACTCGGGTTGATTGGCACCCGTTCATTCTCGGAGGAAATGCCGGGGATCAAGGATCTGGTGCTGATTGCCGAACAGCGTGTTCGCGATGGTATCCTTGCCTATGACGCGGTCATGGCTATTCGGGAGAACCCCGATGACGCCCGTGCGCAGGCGATGTTCCGTCGCCATCAGCAGGATCTCGGCTATGGTCTGCTGCTGAAGCAGTACCGTGAGGACATCGAAAATGCGACCGATGCCGAGGTGAAAAAGGCAGCACTCTCAACCGTGCCGGATGTACGGACCCTGTTCTGGGCATTCCGTATCATGGTTGCGTTGGGCATGTTCTTCATCGCGTTCTTCGCCTTCTCGGTCTTCCTTGCGGCCAAGCGTACGCTGCACACCAAGACATGGTTCATGAAGATTGCCTTCTGGAGCCTGCCGCTGCCATTCATCGCTATTCAGCTTGGCTGGCTGGTTGCGGAATATGGTCGTCAGCCATGGACCGTGGACGGTGTGCTGCCAACAGCGCTCAGTGTCTCTTCCCTGAGCATTGTGGACATTGTCCTGACCATTGTCGCCTTCACGCTGTTCTACGGCACCATGGCGGTGATCGAGGTCTATCTGATGCGCAAATATATCCTTATGGGGCCTGAAGGTGCGCTGGGTCACGGTGCCAAACCTGACCAGCAAACCGATAGCGACCCGATGCTCGGTGGCGGCATGGTTGGTGCCGTCCCC encodes:
- a CDS encoding cytochrome d terminal oxidase subunit 1 (part of the aerobic respiratory chain; catalyzes the ubiquinol to ubiquinone); its protein translation is MIDPLVIELSRLQFALTAMYHFLFVPITLGLSIIIAMMETVYVMTDRPIWRDMTKFWGLLFGINFAIGVATGITMEFQFGMNWSYYSHYVGDIFGAPLAIEGLMAFFLEATLVGMMFFGWERLSKVQHCVVTWLTAIGTNLSALWILIANGWMQNPVGSSFNPETMRMEVTDFAAVLLNPVAQAKFVHTVSAGYVMGAIFVMSISAFYVLRGRNLAFAKRSMAMAAAFGLAASLSVVVLGDESGYTTSHNQQMKMAAMEAMWETEDAPAGLTIFGIPDQEAQETHFEVKMPYVLGLIGTRSFSEEMPGIKDLVLIAEQRVRDGILAYDAVMAIRENPDDARAQAMFRRHQQDLGYGLLLKQYREDIENATDAEVKKAALSTVPDVRTLFWAFRIMVALGMFFIAFFAFSVFLAAKRTLHTKTWFMKIAFWSLPLPFIAIQLGWLVAEYGRQPWTVDGVLPTALSVSSLSIVDIVLTIVAFTLFYGTMAVIEVYLMRKYILMGPEGALGHGAKPDQQTDSDPMLGGGMVGAVPGSAAPLNADKAPQSASREG